In the Phycisphaerae bacterium genome, CCGCCGAGAGAGGAGAACTTCGAACACACGCCGGAAATCAGAGCCAAGCCCTACACCTACCCGCAAGAGGTCCAGGATGACCCGCCGCCATCCATCTGAACAACTCATCGCCGAGGCGACCCGCCCGCCGCACGGTCACGCCGACCCCTTCGGCGCCCGCATGGGCATGTGGCTGTTCCTCTTCACCGAGGTCCTGCTCTTCGGCACCCTCTTTCTCGTCTACGCCGTCTACCTCGAGACCTACACCCGCGAGTTCAACCGCGGCTCCACCACCCTCGCTGTGCCCGTCGGAGCCGTCAACACCCTCATCCTCCTGACCAGCAGCCTGACCATGGCCCTGGCCGTCGCCGCCCTCCATCGGGCCCGCCGACGCCTCTCAATGGCCCTGCTGGCCGCCACCATCGCCCTGGCCGCCGCCTTCCTGGTCATCAAAGCCTTCGAATGGGCCGACAAGTTCGACCACCACATCTATCCCGGCTCCGAGATCTTTGCCGAGGCCGCGACGGGCTACGAGTTGTTCTTCAACCTCTACTTCGTGATGACCGGCCTGCACGCCCTGCACGTGGCGGTCGGCGCCGGCGTGATCGCCGCCGCCATCCTCCTGGTCGCCCGCTCCGCCGATCCGCAGCGGCGCGTCGCCCTGCTGGAGAACACCGGCCTCTACTGGCACCTGGTGGATATGGTCTGGATCTACCTGTTTCCCCTGTTCTATCTGATCGGATGAGCCATGAGCGACGACGCCGAACAAACCCAAGTCGCCAAACCCCATCACCCGCCGA is a window encoding:
- a CDS encoding cytochrome c oxidase subunit 3 family protein, with amino-acid sequence MTRRHPSEQLIAEATRPPHGHADPFGARMGMWLFLFTEVLLFGTLFLVYAVYLETYTREFNRGSTTLAVPVGAVNTLILLTSSLTMALAVAALHRARRRLSMALLAATIALAAAFLVIKAFEWADKFDHHIYPGSEIFAEAATGYELFFNLYFVMTGLHALHVAVGAGVIAAAILLVARSADPQRRVALLENTGLYWHLVDMVWIYLFPLFYLIG